One segment of Triticum aestivum cultivar Chinese Spring chromosome 2A, IWGSC CS RefSeq v2.1, whole genome shotgun sequence DNA contains the following:
- the LOC123190499 gene encoding IMPACT family member in pol 5'region yields the protein MAAVRLSPRLRSIPLLLPGLDPAAAVHRRCSCGSSATAAARAMSSSSSSASSAPTPYTTLVGRVRCEREIKRSKFIAVAASVPDERAAMSFLNEVKDPRATHNCWAYKVGEQFRYNDDGEPSSTAGKPIYSAISSSGIDMVMVVVIRYFGGIKLGTGGLVRAYGGVAAECLKDAPTCLVKPKARVGMEVPFDLLGTVYNQLQHFHAEDIKQDYDTGKDGTVVVMFKVEYEKIESLGSAVNSACSRKIELLQ from the exons ATGGCGGCCGTGCGCCTATCCCCACGCCTCCGCTCGATTCCCCTCCTGCTCCCCGGTCTCGACCCCGCGGCCGCCGTCCACCGCCGCTGCTCCTGCGGCAGctcggccaccgccgccgcgcgcgccatgtcctcctcgtcctcctccgcgtCGTCGGCCCCCACCCCCTACACGACGCTCGTGGGCCGCGTCCGCTGCGAGCGCGAGATCAAGCGCAGCAAGTTCATCGCAGTCGCCGCATCCGTCCCCGACGAGCGCGCCGCCATGTCCTTCCTCAACGAG GTCAAGGATCCTCGTGCCACCCATAATTGCTGGGCATACAAG GTGGGAGAACAATTCCGTTATAACGATGACGGCGAACCTTCAAGCACGGCTGGAAAACCAATATACTCTGCCATCAGTTCATCGGGCATAGATATGGTCATGGTTGTTGTAATAAG ATATTTTGGAGGCATAAAACTGGGAACCGGCGGGCTGGTGAGAGCTTATGGTGGGGTTGCTGCTGAGTGCCTTAAAGATGCTCCTACTTGTcttgtgaagcccaag GCTCGTGTGGGCATGGAAGTACCATTTGATCTCTTGGGCACGGTCTATAATCAG CTGCAGCATTTCCATGCCGAAGATATTAAACAGGACTATGACACTGGCAAAGATGGTACAGTTGTTGTCATGTTCAAAGTAGAATATGAAAAAATTGAGAGTCTTGGAAGCGCAGTGAATTCAGCTTGCAGCAGGAAAATTGAATTATTACAATAA
- the LOC123186159 gene encoding 36.4 kDa proline-rich protein-like has product MAPGVHHLLVLLLAFTAFNGSSAASRRLLDTAAAPEATPAQPSTPEVPTTLPSIPSIPAVPKLTMPPIPFIPIPKVAMAPTATGTVPSLPIPAIPTTMPTIPTLPVTMPPMPSIPTIIPSIPITIPTTMPTIPGFQMPPIPFMSPPPETTSP; this is encoded by the coding sequence ATGGCTCCAGGTGTCCACCATCTCCTTGTGCTGCTCCTAGCCTTCACAGCCTTCAATGGCAGCTCTGCGGCGTCTCGTCGTCTTTTGGACACGGCAGCTGCACCAGAGGCCACACCAGCTCAGCCTTCGACGCCGGAAGTTCCAACCACATTGCCTTCAATTCCTTCCATTCCCGCAGTTCCGAAACTCACAATGCCACCAATACCGTTCATTCCGATCCCGAAGGTCGCCATGGCACCAACCGCCACTGGCACAGTTCCATCTCTTCCGATTCCGGCGATCCCAACCACCATGCCGACCATTCCTACTTTGCCTGTTACCATGCCACCAATGCCCTCAATTCCAACTATTATTCCATCCATCCCGATCACAATACCAACAACTATGCCTACCATTCCTGGGTTCCAGATGCCACCTATTCCATTCATGTCCCCACCTCCAGAAACCACCAGCCCATGA
- the LOC123186160 gene encoding transcription factor AIG1 — MATDGECSTPGKGATVRSHSEAERKRRQRINAHLATLRTLVPSASRMDKAALLGEVVRHVRELQGRANDATEGVVDVVPGETDEVGVEEGDYINGGSTDDDPRWRRRVRAWVCCADRPGLMSDLGRAVRSVGSARPVRAEIATVGGRTRSVLELDHVYLQAEPANDRAVALSTLRAALRTVLLNREELLAAAAAVDGYKRPRLSPVHQLS; from the exons ATGGCGACGGACGGGGAGTGCTCCACGCCGGGGAAGGGGGCGACGGTCCGGAGCCACAGCGAGGCGGAGCGCAAGCGGAGGCAGCGCATCAACGCCCATCTCGCCACGCTCCGCACGCTCGTCCCCTCGGCCTCCCGG ATGGACAAGGCGGCGTTGCTGGGCGAGGTGGTGCGGCACGTGCGGGAGCTGCAGGGCAGGGCCAACGACGCGACGGAGGGCGTGGTGGACGTCGTTCCCGGGGAGACAGACGAGGTGGGCGTCGAGGAGGGCGACTACATCAATGGCGGATCAACGGACGACGACCCCCGGTGGCGGCGTCGCGTCCGGGCGTGGGTGTGCTGCGCCGACCGCCCGGGGCTCATGTCGGACCTGGGCCGCGCCGTCCGCTCCGTCGGCAGCGCGCGCCCCGTGCGCGCCGAGATCGCCACCGTCGGCGGGAGGACCCGGAGCGTCCTGGAGCTGGACCACGTCTACCTCCAAGCCGAACCAGCCAACGACAGGGCGGTGGCGCTCTCCACCCTGCGCGCCGCGCTCCGCACCGTGCTGCTCAACCGGgaggagctcctcgccgccgcggccgccgtggACGGGTACAAGCGGCCGCGCCTCTCGCCGGTGCACCAGCTCAGCTAG